The Caulifigura coniformis genome includes a region encoding these proteins:
- the tuf gene encoding elongation factor Tu, translated as MAKENFNRTKPHVNVGTIGHIDHGKTTTTAAILAVQAGKGLAKFKAYADIAKGGTVRDETKTVTISVSHVEYETATRHYAHIDCPGHADYIKNMITGAAQMDGAILVVSAADGPMPQTREHILLARQVNVPALVVFLNKCDLVDDEELLTLVEMEVRELLTKYGFPGDDIEIVRGNAKGALDNPKDETFNACIGNLMDALDKNIPEPKREADKPFLMAIEDVFSIEGRGTVVTGRIERGVIKVGDKVKILGLREPQDTIVTGVEMFNKTLDSGMAGDNVGLLLRGTGKDDVERGQVLAVANSISPHTKFECEVYVLSKDEGGRKTPFFSGYRPQFYFRTTDVTGAVKLLGGAEMCMPGDNVKLEVELIKPVAMDEGSRFAIREGGRTVGSGVVTKIIA; from the coding sequence ATGGCGAAGGAAAATTTCAACCGGACCAAGCCGCACGTCAACGTGGGCACCATCGGTCACATTGACCACGGCAAGACCACCACGACCGCCGCGATCCTCGCAGTGCAGGCCGGTAAGGGCCTCGCCAAGTTCAAGGCCTACGCCGATATCGCGAAGGGCGGCACGGTCCGCGACGAAACCAAGACCGTGACGATCTCGGTCTCGCACGTCGAATACGAAACCGCCACCCGCCACTACGCCCACATCGATTGCCCGGGCCACGCGGACTATATCAAGAACATGATCACCGGAGCCGCCCAGATGGACGGCGCGATCCTGGTCGTGTCGGCTGCTGACGGCCCGATGCCGCAGACCCGCGAGCACATCCTGCTCGCGCGTCAGGTCAACGTGCCGGCACTCGTCGTGTTCCTCAACAAGTGCGACCTCGTCGACGACGAAGAGCTCCTCACGCTCGTCGAAATGGAAGTCCGCGAACTGCTGACGAAGTACGGCTTCCCCGGCGACGACATCGAAATCGTCCGCGGCAACGCCAAGGGCGCTCTCGACAATCCGAAGGACGAGACGTTCAACGCCTGCATCGGCAACCTGATGGATGCTCTCGACAAGAACATCCCCGAGCCGAAGCGCGAAGCCGACAAGCCGTTCCTGATGGCGATCGAAGACGTGTTCTCGATCGAAGGTCGCGGAACGGTCGTCACGGGCCGTATCGAGCGCGGAGTGATCAAGGTCGGCGACAAGGTGAAGATCCTCGGCCTGCGGGAGCCGCAGGACACGATCGTCACCGGCGTCGAAATGTTCAACAAGACCCTGGACAGCGGAATGGCCGGCGACAACGTCGGTCTGCTGCTCCGCGGCACGGGCAAGGACGACGTCGAACGCGGCCAGGTTCTGGCTGTGGCCAATTCGATCAGCCCGCACACCAAGTTCGAGTGCGAAGTGTACGTGCTGAGCAAGGACGAAGGCGGCCGCAAGACCCCCTTCTTCTCCGGCTACCGTCCGCAGTTCTACTTCCGCACGACCGACGTCACCGGCGCTGTGAAGCTGCTCGGTGGAGCCGAAATGTGCATGCCCGGCGATAACGTGAAGCTCGAAGTCGAGCTGATCAAGCCGGTCGCCATGGACGAAGGCAGCCGCTTCGCCATCCGCGAAGGCGGCCGCACCGTCGGCTCGGGCGTCGTGACGAAGATCATCGCGTAA
- a CDS encoding vitamin B12-dependent ribonucleotide reductase has translation MSAPASSSQTSSASPGAGSAAPSSKAQPMKVTPYFCPVDADPFETVEWEKRTAAIKDENGKVLFEQTDCEIPKAWSPLATNVVVSKYFYGEHNTPEREKSVKQVIHRVARTIADWGIQDGYFATRQDGETFYRELAWLCLHQHGAFNSPVWFNVGLYHQYGVKGSQGNYHFDPVTRSIRRPETPYEYPQGSACFIQSVDDSMSGIMHLATSEAMLFKFGSGTGTDLSTIRSSREKLSGGGTPSGPLSFMRVFDQIAAVVKSGGKTRRAAKMQSLKVAHPDIMDFIECKTKEEKKARTLINSGEYDSNFNGEAYSSIMFQNANLSVRVTDEFMSAAEKGKDWTTTWVTDPAKKGPTYKAKDMLRTMAEGAWFCGDPGVQYDTTINRWHTCKTTGPINASNPCSEYMFLDDTACNLSSINLKKCQKEDGTFDVERYRKACSIFITAQEILVDHASYPTPAIAENSHLFRPLGLGFANLGSLLMSMGIPYDSDAGRGIAGALTALMNGQGYLTSSRIASYLGPFAGYRENEESMLDVMQMHRDAVENIDPSCPKELKDAARQVWTECVQSGRQYGYRNAQATVLAPTGTIAFMMDCDTTGIEPDIALIKYKSLAGGGMMKIINRTVPKSLQTLGYDQPTIDGILAYLESEETIEGAPGLKEEHLPVFDCAFKAAKGSRSIAWKAHVTMMAAAQPFLSGAISKTVNMPADSTVEDIEDAYVEGWKLGLKALAIYRDGSKQSQPLNTSKESDKKAGASSVATEAPPRLARKRLPDTRHSLTHKFSVGGHEGYITVGLFEDGQPGELFITMAKEGSTIGGLMDVIGTQTSMALQYGVPLYDLVNKFSHARFEPSGWTQNDDIPHAKSVVDYIFRWLGIQFVEGFREANTPKREPAETAAAAAPGFGDASGPKSPSLQEEVGAAAKDSKAEPKVVAEAVAAPKSSPLPVLTAATGIRPALAKALNGAGHHKANGTHANGEGTQMRSQQFAQFQSDAPACDNCGAITVRNGNCYLCHNCGQSMGCS, from the coding sequence ATGTCCGCGCCTGCTTCTTCGTCTCAGACCAGTTCCGCCAGCCCGGGAGCGGGCTCGGCAGCACCTTCGTCGAAGGCTCAGCCGATGAAGGTCACCCCGTATTTCTGCCCTGTTGACGCGGACCCGTTTGAAACCGTCGAGTGGGAGAAGCGCACGGCGGCCATCAAGGACGAGAACGGAAAGGTTCTCTTCGAGCAGACCGACTGCGAGATCCCGAAGGCCTGGAGCCCCTTGGCGACCAACGTCGTCGTCAGCAAGTACTTCTACGGCGAGCACAACACGCCGGAACGCGAAAAGAGCGTCAAGCAGGTGATCCACCGGGTTGCCCGCACGATTGCCGACTGGGGCATTCAGGACGGTTACTTCGCCACCCGGCAGGATGGCGAGACCTTCTACCGGGAACTAGCGTGGCTGTGCCTGCATCAGCATGGCGCGTTCAACAGCCCGGTGTGGTTCAACGTGGGCCTTTATCACCAGTACGGCGTGAAGGGCTCGCAGGGGAACTACCACTTCGATCCGGTCACCCGTTCGATCCGCCGCCCCGAAACGCCCTACGAATATCCCCAGGGCTCGGCGTGCTTCATCCAGTCGGTCGACGATTCGATGTCGGGGATCATGCACCTCGCCACCAGCGAGGCGATGCTGTTCAAGTTCGGTTCGGGCACGGGAACGGATCTGTCGACGATCCGCAGCTCGCGTGAAAAGCTGTCCGGCGGCGGAACGCCGTCGGGCCCGCTGAGCTTCATGCGGGTGTTCGACCAGATCGCGGCCGTCGTGAAGTCGGGGGGCAAGACCCGCAGGGCCGCGAAGATGCAGTCCCTCAAGGTCGCTCATCCCGACATCATGGACTTCATCGAGTGCAAGACGAAGGAAGAGAAGAAGGCCCGCACGCTGATCAACAGCGGCGAGTACGACTCCAACTTCAACGGCGAAGCCTACTCCTCGATCATGTTCCAGAACGCGAACCTCTCGGTGCGCGTGACGGACGAATTCATGTCAGCCGCGGAGAAGGGGAAGGACTGGACCACCACCTGGGTGACCGATCCGGCTAAGAAAGGCCCGACCTACAAGGCCAAGGACATGCTGCGGACGATGGCCGAAGGGGCCTGGTTCTGCGGCGATCCGGGCGTGCAGTACGACACGACGATCAACCGGTGGCACACGTGCAAGACGACCGGGCCGATCAACGCATCGAACCCGTGCTCGGAATACATGTTCCTGGATGACACGGCCTGCAACCTGTCGAGTATCAATCTGAAGAAGTGCCAGAAGGAAGACGGCACGTTCGACGTCGAGCGCTATCGCAAGGCGTGCTCGATCTTCATCACGGCCCAGGAAATCCTCGTCGACCACGCCAGCTATCCCACGCCGGCGATCGCCGAGAACTCCCACCTGTTCCGCCCGCTGGGGCTTGGATTCGCCAATCTCGGCAGCCTGCTGATGTCGATGGGCATCCCCTACGACAGCGATGCAGGCCGCGGCATCGCGGGAGCCCTGACGGCTCTCATGAACGGCCAGGGGTACCTGACCTCGAGCCGCATCGCCAGCTACCTCGGACCGTTCGCAGGCTACCGCGAGAACGAGGAAAGCATGCTGGACGTGATGCAGATGCACCGCGATGCGGTCGAGAACATCGATCCATCGTGCCCGAAGGAACTGAAGGACGCCGCCCGCCAGGTGTGGACGGAATGTGTCCAGTCGGGCCGGCAGTATGGGTACCGCAATGCCCAGGCGACGGTGCTCGCTCCGACCGGAACGATCGCCTTCATGATGGACTGCGACACGACCGGCATCGAGCCGGACATCGCGCTCATCAAGTACAAGAGCCTGGCCGGCGGCGGCATGATGAAGATCATCAACCGCACGGTTCCGAAGTCGCTGCAGACGCTCGGCTACGACCAGCCGACGATCGACGGCATCCTGGCGTACCTGGAATCGGAAGAGACGATCGAAGGAGCCCCGGGCCTGAAGGAAGAACACCTGCCGGTGTTCGACTGTGCCTTCAAGGCCGCCAAGGGAAGCCGCTCGATCGCCTGGAAGGCTCACGTCACGATGATGGCGGCGGCCCAGCCGTTCCTCTCGGGAGCGATCTCGAAGACGGTCAACATGCCGGCCGACAGCACCGTCGAGGATATCGAAGACGCCTATGTCGAAGGCTGGAAGCTCGGCCTGAAGGCCCTCGCGATCTATCGCGACGGCTCGAAGCAGAGCCAGCCGCTCAACACGAGCAAGGAGAGCGACAAGAAGGCCGGTGCATCCAGCGTCGCAACGGAAGCCCCGCCGCGGCTGGCCCGCAAGCGTCTGCCGGATACCCGTCATTCGCTGACCCACAAGTTCTCGGTCGGCGGACACGAGGGCTACATCACGGTCGGGCTGTTCGAGGACGGCCAGCCGGGCGAACTGTTCATCACGATGGCGAAGGAAGGCTCGACGATCGGCGGCCTGATGGACGTCATCGGGACGCAGACGTCGATGGCCCTGCAGTACGGCGTCCCGCTGTACGACCTGGTGAACAAGTTCAGCCACGCCCGGTTCGAGCCGAGCGGCTGGACGCAGAACGACGACATTCCCCACGCCAAATCGGTGGTTGACTACATCTTCCGCTGGCTCGGGATCCAGTTCGTCGAAGGTTTCCGCGAGGCGAACACGCCGAAACGGGAACCTGCGGAAACCGCCGCCGCGGCCGCTCCGGGGTTTGGAGACGCCTCGGGCCCTAAGTCACCCTCGCTTCAAGAAGAAGTGGGGGCGGCCGCGAAGGACTCGAAGGCCGAACCGAAGGTTGTCGCCGAAGCTGTCGCCGCGCCGAAGTCGTCGCCGCTGCCCGTACTGACCGCCGCCACCGGGATCCGTCCCGCCCTGGCGAAGGCCTTGAACGGCGCCGGCCATCACAAGGCCAACGGCACGCATGCGAATGGCGAAGGGACGCAGATGCGGAGCCAGCAGTTCGCCCAGTTCCAGTCGGACGCCCCGGCGTGCGACAACTGCGGGGCGATCACGGTCCGCAACGGCAACTGCTATCTCTGCCACAACTGCGGCCAGTCGATGGGCTGCAGCTGA
- the nusG gene encoding transcription termination/antitermination protein NusG, whose translation MDENKANAAEDETPAMTGDESAVTADSPVESAPVAESSADQADTTPDIPAVEAEEPAAAEAPAAEPAPFRSSRRRQDEDDDEVYIPPVKPETMTKSEAGSGRPALPSHMNEDDTPRDPATIPLHWYVLKVQSNREKSIRDNLVRRIKRDGYGDYFGEIVIPTEKVVETKGGKRKIREQKLFPGYMMIQCRLTDETWFLVRDTSGVGDFTGAAGRPLPMQEHEIARMLGAETVSGEEEKPHRPVVKFSVSVGDVVKVKEGAFESFEGTVDSMDETTGKVKVIIEIFGRPTEVELEHWQVEKN comes from the coding sequence ATGGATGAGAACAAGGCGAACGCCGCTGAAGACGAAACGCCCGCAATGACCGGCGATGAATCCGCCGTCACTGCGGACTCGCCCGTCGAGAGCGCGCCTGTCGCCGAATCATCCGCCGACCAGGCCGACACCACTCCCGACATCCCCGCTGTCGAGGCGGAAGAGCCGGCGGCCGCGGAAGCCCCCGCCGCCGAACCCGCCCCGTTCCGGTCCTCCCGCCGCCGGCAGGACGAAGACGACGACGAAGTCTACATTCCACCGGTCAAGCCCGAGACGATGACCAAGTCGGAAGCCGGCAGCGGCCGCCCGGCGCTGCCGTCTCACATGAACGAGGACGACACGCCTCGCGACCCGGCCACGATCCCGCTCCACTGGTACGTGCTGAAGGTCCAGAGCAACCGCGAGAAGTCCATCCGCGACAATCTCGTCCGCCGCATCAAGCGCGACGGGTACGGCGACTACTTCGGCGAGATCGTCATTCCTACCGAGAAGGTCGTCGAGACCAAGGGTGGAAAGCGGAAAATCCGGGAACAGAAGCTCTTCCCGGGCTACATGATGATCCAGTGCCGCCTCACCGACGAAACCTGGTTTCTCGTGCGTGACACCAGCGGCGTCGGCGACTTCACCGGCGCGGCCGGACGTCCGCTGCCGATGCAGGAACACGAAATCGCGCGGATGCTCGGGGCCGAGACCGTCTCCGGCGAAGAGGAAAAACCACATCGTCCGGTCGTGAAGTTCAGCGTCTCGGTCGGCGATGTCGTCAAAGTCAAGGAAGGCGCCTTCGAGAGCTTCGAAGGAACTGTCGATTCGATGGACGAAACCACCGGCAAGGTGAAGGTCATCATCGAGATCTTCGGCCGGCCGACCGAGGTCGAACTCGAACACTGGCAGGTCGAAAAGAACTAG
- a CDS encoding preprotein translocase subunit SecE produces MAAANTTSLLGEMFSGGIYKRNQGRLVRQGTFFGIVAIVAVGCITLANTILADQATPIRVGGSSALAVLGAWFAWRVVNYPKFADFLIAVEGEMDKMSWPDWAYLWRALGVVLTMLVLFTAYMFVCDVFWNWLFETIRFLDISTPTTPTP; encoded by the coding sequence GTGGCAGCGGCAAATACGACATCGCTCCTCGGCGAAATGTTCTCCGGGGGGATCTACAAGCGCAACCAGGGTCGGCTCGTCCGTCAGGGAACGTTTTTCGGCATCGTCGCCATCGTGGCGGTGGGCTGCATCACCCTGGCCAATACCATCCTGGCCGATCAGGCAACTCCGATTCGCGTCGGCGGCTCCAGCGCCCTCGCAGTGCTCGGCGCCTGGTTCGCCTGGCGGGTCGTCAACTACCCGAAGTTCGCCGACTTCCTCATCGCCGTCGAAGGCGAAATGGACAAGATGTCGTGGCCCGACTGGGCCTACCTCTGGCGGGCTCTCGGCGTGGTCCTCACCATGCTGGTCCTGTTCACCGCCTACATGTTCGTCTGCGACGTGTTCTGGAACTGGCTCTTCGAGACAATCCGTTTCCTCGACATCTCGACGCCCACGACGCCGACCCCATAA
- the rplA gene encoding 50S ribosomal protein L1: MAKVSKRQQAMQKLTADLGSVDLSKAVEILKSFESVSPKGKKPFKFDQSIDLSVRLGIDPKHADQIVRGSIVYPHGIGKSKRVLVFCQGPNVAIAQAAGAEFVGGKDLADKIKEGWTDFDVAIATPDMMGVVGPLGKVLGPRGLMPSPRAGTVTQDVAGAVKEYRAGKVEFRCDDAGIVHVVVGKLSFAPQAIEENAQAMLTLIRSLKPSASKGQYIRSVTISGTMTPGIRVNAA, from the coding sequence ATGGCGAAAGTGTCGAAGCGTCAACAGGCGATGCAGAAACTCACGGCCGATCTCGGCTCCGTGGATCTCTCGAAGGCCGTTGAAATTCTCAAGAGCTTTGAATCGGTGTCCCCCAAGGGGAAGAAGCCGTTCAAGTTCGACCAGTCGATCGACCTCTCGGTCCGGCTCGGTATCGATCCGAAGCATGCCGACCAGATCGTCCGCGGCTCGATCGTCTACCCGCACGGCATCGGCAAGTCGAAGCGAGTGCTGGTGTTCTGCCAGGGCCCCAACGTGGCCATCGCCCAGGCGGCCGGCGCCGAATTCGTCGGCGGCAAAGACCTCGCGGACAAGATCAAGGAAGGCTGGACCGACTTCGACGTCGCGATCGCCACGCCCGACATGATGGGCGTCGTCGGCCCCCTCGGTAAGGTGCTCGGCCCCCGTGGCCTGATGCCCTCCCCCCGCGCCGGCACGGTCACCCAGGACGTCGCTGGAGCAGTCAAGGAATACCGGGCCGGTAAGGTCGAGTTCCGCTGCGATGACGCCGGAATCGTGCATGTCGTCGTTGGCAAGCTTTCCTTCGCGCCGCAGGCGATCGAAGAGAATGCCCAGGCCATGCTGACGCTGATCCGGAGCCTCAAGCCCAGTGCCTCCAAAGGCCAGTACATCCGCAGCGTGACGATCTCCGGCACCATGACGCCCGGCATCCGCGTCAACGCCGCGTAA
- the rplK gene encoding 50S ribosomal protein L11, whose amino-acid sequence MAKAVTAQVKIQIPGGQATPAPPVGTALGPHGVNIGKFVQEFNARTADFKGMTVPAVVTIYNDRSFEFILKSPPASVLLKEAAQVAKGAANPKADKVGTVTMAQVAEIAKRKFADLNAPNIEAASKVIAGTARSMGITVVN is encoded by the coding sequence ATGGCCAAAGCAGTCACAGCCCAAGTCAAGATCCAGATCCCCGGCGGCCAGGCGACGCCTGCCCCCCCGGTCGGTACCGCACTCGGTCCGCACGGCGTGAACATCGGTAAGTTCGTGCAGGAGTTCAACGCCCGCACCGCCGACTTCAAGGGCATGACGGTTCCCGCCGTCGTCACGATCTATAACGATCGCTCGTTCGAATTCATCCTCAAGAGCCCGCCGGCGTCGGTGCTCCTGAAGGAAGCCGCCCAGGTCGCCAAGGGGGCCGCAAACCCCAAGGCCGACAAGGTCGGGACGGTCACGATGGCCCAGGTCGCCGAGATCGCGAAACGCAAGTTCGCCGACCTCAACGCCCCGAACATCGAAGCCGCCTCGAAGGTCATCGCCGGAACCGCCCGCAGCATGGGCATCACCGTCGTCAACTGA
- the rpmG gene encoding 50S ribosomal protein L33 produces MAREYVWLECTETGMRNYRVPKETRGTERLELKKYCPKLRKHTVHKESRKK; encoded by the coding sequence ATGGCTCGCGAATACGTCTGGCTGGAATGCACCGAAACCGGAATGCGGAACTACCGCGTCCCGAAGGAAACCCGCGGCACCGAGCGGCTTGAGCTCAAGAAGTATTGCCCCAAGCTCCGCAAGCACACGGTCCACAAGGAATCGCGTAAGAAGTAG